A genomic region of Methanofastidiosum sp. contains the following coding sequences:
- a CDS encoding AbrB/MazE/SpoVT family DNA-binding domain-containing protein — MEVEIIEMKSKGQISIPSEFRDDIKEGDKLIIIKNDDQLILKKADFIKGLEEDLIFAKRTEGAFKKYQKGKFVEMDFDEFMEEASKW; from the coding sequence TTGGAAGTTGAAATCATTGAAATGAAATCAAAGGGGCAAATATCTATTCCTTCTGAGTTTAGAGACGATATTAAAGAAGGAGATAAGCTTATTATTATAAAAAATGATGACCAATTAATTCTTAAAAAGGCAGATTTTATTAAAGGGCTTGAAGAAGATCTCATATTTGCTAAAAGAACTGAAGGAGCCTTCAAAAAATATCAAAAGGGTAAATTTGTAGAGATGGATTTTGACGAATTTATGGAAGAAGCTAGCAAATGGTAA
- a CDS encoding nucleotidyltransferase family protein: MKTKGQILKVLKEELPYLKQRYGASNIGLFGSYSRDEQTEHSDIDLLVDFEKPIDYFNLFEMEDYLKEKFGIDVEIVTRPALKERIKNRILKEVSYVS, encoded by the coding sequence ATGAAAACAAAAGGGCAGATCCTAAAAGTGTTAAAAGAAGAACTCCCATATTTAAAACAAAGATACGGAGCTTCTAATATCGGACTCTTTGGATCTTATTCTAGAGATGAGCAGACTGAACACAGTGATATTGACTTACTTGTCGATTTTGAGAAGCCCATTGATTATTTTAATCTTTTTGAGATGGAAGATTACTTAAAAGAAAAGTTCGGTATCGACGTTGAGATAGTAACAAGGCCTGCATTAAAAGAAAGAATAAAAAATAGAATCCTAAAGGAAGTATCTTATGTCTCTTAG
- a CDS encoding type II toxin-antitoxin system RelE/ParE family toxin — protein MVKVKFHPSFKKIFSKIKDKSLKERILKQIIKIKDNPEFGKPMKYARKGTREIYVAPYRLSYIYDENEATIILLDLYHKDDQ, from the coding sequence ATGGTAAAAGTAAAATTTCACCCTTCTTTTAAGAAAATATTTTCTAAAATAAAAGACAAATCCCTCAAAGAAAGAATTCTAAAACAAATTATTAAAATAAAAGATAATCCAGAATTCGGGAAACCTATGAAATATGCAAGGAAGGGTACAAGAGAGATATACGTTGCCCCATATAGATTATCATATATCTATGATGAAAATGAAGCTACAATAATTCTTTTGGATCTATATCACAAAGACGATCAGTAA
- a CDS encoding cation-transporting P-type ATPase, which produces MPSNDFYRRSSEEIILELSTSQEKGLTSIEAKKRLALYGNNELESKIKIPLWLLLLSQFRELFVIILVIGALISILIGSYRNGIIIFVIVIVNAIIGFVQEYRANKIIEKLKSFVKSRAKVIRDGVLVEVSQVELVPGDIIKLEEGDKVPADIRIIQCSDFRTNEFALTGESLPQTKNEDLIVEEVGIADRKNMAYAGTTVASGNSIGVIIATGMKTETGKIAYLTEETSDVQTPLQKELRILARELTIIAIIISIGLFTLGILQEFSIYMSLVYALGVAMSVVPQALPAQVTVALSNGSNYLANRKAVVKSLPAVETLGSTTVICTDKTGTLTKNEMTVRSIWFNGEEYKMSGLGYRPEGEILDNEGKSPAKEEIEGIKKILRAGSVASNAEIHPPDKEHNEWYPIGDPTEAALITAATKTGIDCKEYNKEFPEIQEFSFTSERKRMGSIRKEESGHVLYVKGSVGSILSISKYIHLNGKDIPLTEEHISNIKKVNEFYAENSMRVLALGHKSLEYKGECLAEEAEKDVTFLGLVAMMDPPKEGVRQAISDAKKAHIKIFILTGDHALTAEAIGKEIGISEDDEIPIITGKELKELNDEKLIEFIKGKWSIIFSRVDPEDKVRVVKILEGQGEIVAVTGDGVNDAPALKRAHIGVAMGLKGTEVTKEASDVVLLDDNFATLVDAVKGGRTIYNNLKKTFFATMTTNGGQLALVLLGLLAAALWDYPIPILAVQILAIDLLGEIMPLAFLTFDPPDPDIMTKPPRNPNEHIFHKRSGMEVIFLGILIGALAFMNFFLFMGREGIILTMESLDSIFYFKATTISYCTIVYCQFVNILERRYWHTSIFSWNFFSNKLLLGSIVASMCLVFTAIYVPLISNLLSFGGITIVDWGYIISSAAIYLIVFEVLKFIKRLEFKKKLAPVVN; this is translated from the coding sequence ATGCCATCTAATGATTTTTATAGGAGATCCTCTGAAGAAATAATTTTGGAACTGTCGACTTCCCAAGAAAAAGGATTAACATCTATAGAAGCCAAAAAACGTTTGGCCCTCTATGGAAACAATGAATTGGAATCAAAGATTAAAATCCCTTTATGGCTATTACTTTTATCCCAATTCAGGGAATTATTCGTAATAATATTAGTTATAGGCGCCCTAATCTCTATTTTGATTGGAAGTTATAGAAATGGGATAATCATCTTCGTTATAGTTATTGTAAATGCAATAATAGGATTTGTCCAGGAATATCGGGCAAATAAAATTATAGAAAAATTGAAGAGCTTTGTTAAATCCCGTGCAAAAGTTATCCGAGATGGAGTTTTGGTGGAAGTTTCTCAAGTGGAACTTGTGCCAGGAGATATTATCAAATTAGAAGAAGGGGACAAAGTCCCAGCAGACATAAGAATTATCCAATGCTCTGATTTTAGGACAAATGAATTTGCGCTGACAGGCGAATCTCTTCCTCAAACAAAGAATGAAGATCTTATTGTAGAGGAAGTAGGAATTGCAGATAGAAAAAATATGGCCTATGCAGGTACTACTGTAGCTTCAGGGAACTCAATAGGCGTTATCATTGCAACAGGGATGAAAACTGAAACGGGAAAAATAGCATATTTAACTGAAGAAACTAGTGATGTTCAAACTCCGTTACAGAAAGAACTTCGAATACTAGCACGAGAATTAACTATTATTGCCATTATCATATCTATTGGTCTTTTCACTTTAGGGATATTACAGGAATTCTCCATATATATGAGCTTGGTATATGCGTTAGGTGTTGCAATGTCAGTTGTGCCGCAGGCCTTGCCTGCTCAAGTAACTGTAGCACTGTCAAATGGCAGCAACTACCTTGCAAACAGAAAAGCAGTAGTAAAATCTCTGCCTGCAGTAGAAACACTTGGTTCAACGACAGTTATCTGTACCGATAAAACAGGTACTCTTACAAAAAATGAAATGACTGTAAGATCGATCTGGTTCAATGGCGAAGAATATAAAATGTCTGGCCTGGGTTATCGGCCAGAAGGGGAGATTTTAGACAATGAAGGTAAATCCCCTGCTAAAGAAGAGATAGAAGGGATAAAAAAAATCCTAAGAGCGGGATCTGTAGCATCTAATGCAGAGATACATCCACCTGACAAAGAACACAATGAATGGTATCCCATTGGCGATCCAACTGAAGCGGCACTTATTACTGCAGCGACTAAAACGGGTATTGATTGTAAAGAGTATAATAAAGAATTCCCTGAAATACAAGAGTTTTCTTTTACTTCAGAAAGAAAGAGGATGGGATCAATAAGAAAAGAAGAATCAGGCCATGTACTGTACGTTAAAGGGTCGGTTGGCAGTATCCTCTCTATAAGTAAATACATCCACCTCAATGGTAAGGACATACCTTTGACGGAGGAGCACATTTCCAACATAAAAAAAGTAAATGAATTTTATGCTGAGAATTCAATGAGGGTGCTAGCCTTAGGTCACAAGTCATTAGAGTATAAAGGAGAATGTCTAGCCGAAGAAGCTGAAAAAGACGTTACTTTTCTGGGGCTTGTAGCAATGATGGATCCGCCAAAGGAAGGTGTGAGACAAGCTATATCCGATGCAAAAAAAGCCCATATAAAAATCTTTATTTTAACAGGGGACCACGCACTTACTGCTGAGGCTATAGGAAAAGAGATAGGCATTTCTGAAGACGACGAAATTCCCATCATAACTGGAAAAGAATTGAAAGAATTAAACGATGAAAAATTAATTGAATTTATTAAAGGTAAGTGGTCAATTATTTTTTCAAGGGTAGATCCAGAAGATAAAGTAAGAGTTGTCAAAATATTGGAAGGCCAGGGAGAAATTGTTGCCGTTACCGGGGATGGAGTAAATGATGCGCCAGCGCTAAAGAGGGCCCATATCGGGGTTGCGATGGGTCTTAAAGGTACTGAAGTCACTAAAGAGGCATCAGATGTTGTATTGCTAGATGATAACTTTGCCACATTAGTAGATGCAGTGAAAGGAGGCCGAACTATTTACAATAACTTGAAAAAAACATTTTTTGCAACTATGACTACAAACGGTGGCCAATTGGCATTAGTTTTACTAGGTCTTTTAGCAGCGGCTCTTTGGGATTATCCGATACCAATACTTGCGGTGCAAATACTTGCAATAGATCTTCTTGGTGAGATAATGCCTCTGGCCTTCCTTACTTTTGACCCTCCTGATCCAGATATTATGACTAAACCCCCTCGAAATCCTAATGAGCATATATTCCATAAAAGGTCCGGCATGGAAGTTATATTCTTGGGGATCTTGATAGGGGCCCTTGCTTTTATGAACTTCTTTTTATTTATGGGTAGAGAGGGAATAATACTAACAATGGAAAGTCTTGATAGTATTTTTTACTTCAAGGCGACGACAATAAGTTACTGCACAATTGTTTATTGCCAGTTTGTTAACATATTAGAAAGAAGATATTGGCACACATCCATTTTTAGTTGGAATTTCTTTTCCAATAAGTTATTGTTAGGTTCTATAGTTGCTTCAATGTGCTTAGTATTCACGGCTATATATGTCCCTTTAATTAGTAATCTATTATCATTTGGAGGCATAACTATAGTAGATTGGGGTTACATTATCTCTTCAGCGGCGATATACCTAATTGTGTTTGAAGTGTTAAAGTTTATTAAAAGATTAGAATTTAAGAAAAAATTGGCTCCTGTAGTTAATTAA
- a CDS encoding nucleotidyltransferase — MNSRINDLIPTKKLTKFCKENHIKKMSLFGSALTDRFNSESDIDLLVEFEEGLTPGIFKILKMEEEISSLLEGRKVDLRTPNDISRYFRDQAIESSEVLYARS, encoded by the coding sequence ATGAACTCCAGAATTAATGATTTAATACCTACTAAAAAACTCACTAAATTTTGTAAAGAGAATCATATCAAGAAAATGTCTCTTTTTGGATCTGCCCTTACTGATAGATTTAATTCTGAGAGTGACATCGATCTATTGGTGGAATTTGAAGAAGGACTGACCCCAGGTATTTTTAAAATATTAAAAATGGAAGAAGAAATATCTTCTCTTCTTGAAGGGCGCAAAGTTGATTTGAGAACCCCAAACGATATTAGTAGATATTTTAGAGATCAAGCCATAGAAAGCTCAGAGGTTCTTTATGCACGATCCTAA
- a CDS encoding DUF86 domain-containing protein → MSLRDEKLYIDDILEAIYKIEEYIQDIDFEDFSSDRKSVDAVIRNLEIIGEATKNISEDFKRRHTEVNWKDPTRMRDRLIHAYFGVDLGIVWETIKFRIPELKGQIEKINENI, encoded by the coding sequence ATGTCTCTTAGAGACGAAAAACTTTACATTGATGATATTCTAGAAGCAATCTATAAAATTGAAGAGTATATACAAGATATTGATTTTGAAGATTTTAGTTCTGATAGGAAATCAGTTGACGCAGTAATCCGAAATCTAGAGATAATTGGGGAAGCGACTAAAAATATTTCGGAAGATTTCAAAAGAAGACATACCGAGGTAAATTGGAAAGACCCTACAAGGATGAGGGATAGACTCATTCATGCTTATTTTGGAGTGGATTTAGGAATTGTTTGGGAAACAATAAAGTTTAGAATCCCAGAATTAAAAGGGCAGATTGAAAAAATAAATGAAAATATTTAA